The Nicotiana sylvestris chromosome 6, ASM39365v2, whole genome shotgun sequence genomic sequence taacttagaacaattcaacagtatccgaggcttctttacaatcaacctcgaatactaggggcatTACCCTTGAATGTCAACTTTTTTGCAAGGAATTTACTTTATGGCATCAGGGTCTTGATAGGAAAAatttgtaagggccaaacggtcaaacgaaccgtgCCCGCATAGTTTGCTCGAGCCCTGGCACAGAACATGTACGCATATATAATCAATTATaaagagaagtatttttccttgtCGATATCTCATGCCTTAGAATTTTCtttctactttacaatttcatactCTCGATCTATTATGTAAACAAGTTTAAGGGCCGATCATTACCAGATTTCGGATAATTACCCCCACACTTGGGGACTACCGTCCAAAAAATAAACGAGATCAAACTATTAAAACTGCGAGATCATAAGACCTTTTAGGCAACTCTCAATTTTTATAGGTCACGgccaccccactcggggactgacacttCGGGCAAACTTGAAGTAAAATAGGAAAATAAGCCCAAGGGGCAAATCCCGAACtaaaaaggctacgaccaaattAACACGGTTCGGAGACATCCGAAATCCATAAAAAAAGGCATTCGAAAAAGAAAAAATTCTTTAACAACCAGTCTTATAGGCTATCCTCGGCAGAATCTTAAACTTAagatatttttgagaaaaaactTCGGAAACATCGAACCCCGATAACACCTTAACCCAGAAAAGCAATAAAGGCAAGGTTTTATTCGAACCATCAAACACAAACTCATTATCTCATGCTAAGGCATTACAACCTTTGTGAACACGAATgataaaacaaaggaaaaaattTGAAAGCCGAAAACGAGTAGAAAGCCTTTTATATATGTCTAAACGATCGTTTTACAAAGGCCAGATCGGCCAAATACAAAATTTACAAAGGACTAAAGGCTACTTTCACTTCGAGTTCGAGAAATCATTCTCACTCGACTAGAAAGCCCAATGGCTACCTTGTTTCGAGTTCGAGCAGCTCCTCATTCGACCGATAAGCTTAAGGGCTACATAAGCTCAAGTTCGAATAATCATTCAGGGTCCATCGATTAGAAACGGTCGAGGGCAGTACTTATTATCGGTCCTTATTATCTCGACCTTGGACCTTCGAATGCAACACCATTTTATGTCAACATTATAAATTTATGTTAAGGCATTCTGACCTTTGAATAAATTAAAAAGATGACAGACTCAGAAGACATGGAAGGGAAAAAAGTTTTATATAATGACCTCAACAGAAATTCAAAACACTATCTTAAAGCCTAAGTAGCCTGGTCGTCTTCGGAGAAGCATCTCCGTCCTCGGGGTCTTCTCTACTTCCGGATTCGCTCAAGCTCCCAGACTCGTCGTCATCATCGGGGTAAGCTAATCTCCATGCTTCATCTTCGAGCTCGTTAGAATTCTCAATCTCGGTTGTGAGATCAAAGCCCTGAGCATGGGTTTACTCGAGGGTCTCCCTTTGAGATTGACATTTGGCGTGCTCGGCGACTTTCTTTGCTTGAATTTGAGAGGTCTCATCAACCTTCTTTGCTCGAATTTGAGCGGCTTCGATGTCGGTCCGGTAAATAGCCACCACTGCGTTAACATCGACCTTGGGTTCCTTAACTTTAGATTTGGCCGCTTCGAGCTCCGCGACCAGATTCTCCCGAGCAGAAACTGCTGAACCCAACTAGGACTGGAGATCCTCGACTTTCTTGGCCCGCACCAAGATTTCCTCTTTCATACCCCGAAGCTGGTTTTTAGCCGAGGCTAGTTGGGCCCGAGCAGTTTCCATCTTTGAGGACAGGCGGTCCATTTTCTCCCTCCAACCTCCGGCCTCGGTTTTTAGTGCATCAGCCTCTTCATGGAGTTGCCTGATCACGTCAAGTTTTTATTGGACCTGCTGGTTTGAACCATTAGATATCACGCCTGAATAGCCGTCACTAACTTCAAATATTCTTCTTACCTGCTCGACTAGTTCGGCATGGTCTTTCTAAGCTGTTTCCAGTTTAGCGCGGAGGCCTTTTAACTTCCCCTTCCCTTTGCTCGCTAAGAAACTTGAAGGCATCATTTTCCTCAATAAGCCCTTGGACCTCGGCCTCATACTAGCTCATCTCCCCTCGAAATCGGAGGAAAGCCTCATGATGAAGCACATAAGCCTGCAAAAACTGAAAAGGAAGTTAtataaaaggagaaaaatctaaaTATGAAAATTGACATCGGCAGGGGGATCTGGGATTACCCAGTTCAGAGCTTGTTGGGCCTTGTTAAAAAGACAAGGTATTTCCACCTCATCCATCTTGGCTTGGTCTTCTTCGATGACCAAGCATCGGAGGTGGATAGCCACCCCTACGCGGGTAGAGAGAACTTGAGCATCCTCTGGGACCGAGATGATGATTAATCGTTTACGCACAGGATCGACGCTGGGGGATGGGAACTAGCCAGTCAGTTTAAAACTCGAGGAGGCTTCATTCGAGACCTTCCTCGGTACTTCCAAGTCACCCAGACCGGTGACGTCTTCCACTCCAACAAAATAACCACGAAAAGGGTCTACGACCCTACGGACCCCTTCCCCGTGGCAAGTTTCCATTGCTTGAGCATCTTTGATTGTCGAGTCAGAGAATGAAGGCAATGAAGGTGAATCTCCAATTTTTATCGCCCTAAGTAAATCTTTTGAGACGCCACCTTCAACTTAGGGGGCCTCAGATGTGGTTTTTACATCAGCGTCCGCCGCCTCCTCGATAGCCTTCTCACCTCAAGGGGAAGCGATTTCGGCTCTTTCTGGCCTAGGGACTTCGACTGAGGCTTCCCCCCCGATCTCACCAAGTCGAGGCGGAGCAGTCTCAACTCCCGCCGACTCGGAGATTTTTTTAGCATCAGCGCCTGCCCGCGATCGGGGCACCAGCCAGGTTTCTTCTTTATCCTCTTCGGGGTCATCTAGTAGCCGAAGGACAGAGTCCATTATTAGAGGGATGATATTTCCTTTACGGGTTCATCTCTTTTTAGGCTTCCCCTTATCCAACTTCGTAGAGCTCGGAGCCTCTCTCCACTTCCACTTCAGAGCAGATGGTTGGGGAAGGTTGTTTTCATCGCCAGATGGGGGCCTCATCGGCACGTCCTTCCCGAGACCTACAAAAGAAAGACGATTAAGATCGAGAAAAATTCAAACAATGATCAAAATTGTCGAGTCATAGAGGAAAATGAAAATTTACCATGGCTTCGGGACTCCTATCGACCCTTCGTCAATCACGCCATGCGCGCTCATCATGTGTTGACTTCGATACTAGGCTCTTGACCCAGTTCTCGAGTTAGGGAATCGCACCTGGCATCCAGGCAACGGTTGCATCAAGTAAAATGCTGataagaaagaataaagaaatgaAGACAATAAGCAAAAATTAAAGATGGAGTTATACTTACGTCTCATATTCCATTTCTCTGCAAATGGCATACTCTCGGTTGGGATCAAGTCCGAGGTCTTCATTCGGACAAATCGGCTCATCCAGCCCCGGTCCTTGACCTCATCTATGCTCGAGAAAGGTGCCTTGGAGGCCATTCATTGAAGCTTTATTAGTCCCCCTCGATAGAGTTCGGGGCTATATAGGCGTACGAGGTGATCGAGGGTAAAGGGAATCCCATCAACTTGGATCACAAAGAGGCAGAGTAATATCACTATCCTCTAGAAAGAGGGGTGAATCTGACCGAGGGTCACTTTGTACTTCTTGCAGAAGTCTACAATGACTGGGTCCAAAGGACCCAATGTGAaaaggtaagtgtaaacacttagaaaccTTTCTACATAGGTAGTGATTGACTCCTCAGGCGAGGGCACCACCACCTGTTTGTCAACCTAGTTGCAGTCCTCTTTAACTTGGTCGAGGAGATCACTGGTGATCATGCATATGTACCTCGGAATTGGCTCGCATCAACCCGCAACCGAGGGGTTTTTTTAAACCTTAAAGTCGGAGTCAAGGACGCATCCTCCCGGAATGAACTCTTCAGGGCATGGCATCGCTGATGGTTACTCGCCGGCCTACCAGGATGAGGAAGCAGCTTCCTTTTGCGGAACAATTTTTGAAGTCTTAGCCATTTTACTTTTGCGAGTGAACAAGAATGGAAACTGATGAGAAACGTTTGGTATTTTGTGATGTAATAGGCAAAGAAACACCAAAGATCCGAAAGTTCAGAGCTTTTAGGGAGGCAAaggattttggagaagaagatttgaaagtaaagtttgggCAAAAGAAGGAAGATATATTTATAGGTTGAAGACGACGGTTCAAAACCGGTAGTGGTCAACAATAACTAATGGCATTTAATGCCTCGACGTCCGAACCGATGGGACGTTTCAATGCGTACTTACCGTTGACATCATGGTCGGGCTCGTCGCTTACATCATGGTAAACCGAGGGGAAATTCGAAGACTCAATTCGTTTATTGTCATTACACTccaaaaaatgaggggactatctatatacggtcaaaatcgggcttCCCCAATTCTGTATGGCTAATCGAAACCAGTGTGGTAGACCAAGGCTCGGCCTCGCATTGTATCGAACTATGGCAGGAAGTGGATTGCTAAGCTTATGAATCAATGATCGATCATGATCGAGACCAGCCGTAATCGAGAAAAAAGCGGGATAGAGATCAAGCGAGATCGAAGGAAGTCTATTAAGTCGGATAACATAAAGCTGAGATATCCGTGATTGGGCAAGGATCGTTGCGGAAATCTCGGCACATATCAAGTCAAGACCGGTTATTTAGTCAATCATGAGATTTCCTTCTGTTTTTAGAATTGCACCATAAGTagaattcctctactatataaaggaggtTCTAATCATTTTATGAACATGATATTCACGCATAACAAAGCAATACATTACACTTTCTCTCTTAAGCTCTGTTATTCAGTTCATACTTTTCAATAGCATACTCAGTTGGTTCGAGGGCGATATAGCTCGAGGGACATAATCACTCATCATATTGGTTTACTTTATTTTACATTTAATTTCTAACATTAATTCTCATATTTCTCAGTTTGTACCAAGTAAAATCACATATActtaaaaccacttataagtttaattgttacccaattttaagggtaaacagtatGGCCTTTGCCTTTCCTCTTCGCAATCCCTCAATGACTCGTGCAGTTCAATTCCCATATCACCACACAATTTCAATATTGATAAgtgcttggaatgtgacatcaAAACTCTAAATTGCAAGTATTTCTAGATTTTAACATCCTCTTGGTCCCCCGAACTAGAGTCACTTACAACCACATCTTCAAATTTTTTAGTTGCtctaattttatatttttcttggcatcactaacaagcatggagtcggttggcggatgttcaattcttgattcctcaaaatAAAGCTTACTTTCTTCCTCGAAGTTGGACTCTTCTTGACCTCTTTCGACACTCTCAAATTGATAGGCATAATGAGCCTCAATCAATGATTTCATTTGATCTTCCAAAGTGCAGATAGTCTCATCATTTTGATGTAGTGCTTGTTTTAAGTTCTCGAGTGCCAAGTTTTGtttctcctcattttcaagaatggcctccaacatgagcatcatcctctcattttgagcatttgagagttcttcttggtttgGATCAAGTGCCCAAGAAGGATTTTCGGCTTCAACATCTAAGGAAGATTATTGGCCATCGTTCACTTCCGAGGCTTTTTGGACCTATAACATCAATCATTTCTCTCATTTGTGAGTTATCACCAAATTATTTTGGAGACTGTTTTTCAAAAGTTCTTCCAAGGTATTCtgctctttgtttcctccttcaagtaggcATTCTATCATAAGtttgaactctccattttgaccGTGCTCACTTTCTTCATTTTGTCCTCTTTAACTGTATTCCTTCTAACCCCGATTCTTTGTTTCGCTCGAGCTTGATTCTTCCTGTGTTGGGCCATGCTCGATTCCAGGCATATCATTCATCCACCCTCGGGCTCCGATCTATGGTTACCCTCAGCCTTACCCGAGCCAGCGTCGATTCACGTTGTTCGTTGTTTCTTCATCGGGAAATCGGGGGTAACTTTATCTCCGATTTTACCCGTACATAAATATGATAGATGATATTACATCATGTCTTCTAGGACAACTTTAGTTTGTGTCTCGTTCTTTTTTGTTATGGCCATTTTATAAGTTTACCATATCGCACCTAAGGGTGtttaagaaaaaaacaaaaaaagaagaagaagaaagaattacaagaaaatacacatgatttcgcaccataacaaaaaatggcccgtgtttttaagttttaccctaCCTAGCTcatattgtatatattttaaaagcattagcaaattcaaaatccgtgttcttacaaccattgcttctaacagctatggagttaaatctgtgttctcacaaccattgctttcacccagtcttcttctcacatcttctacatatgcttcaaagGGGCGTGTATTTTCTGCTTCTCCCCTTGTTTGCAATGTCAGAAAATTGAAGAATAGAAGTCCACAATTGAAGGTCATTCAAAGCATTGCTTTCGAAAATAGGATTTTTTGATTTTGTAAGTTGTTTGAATTGAgtattgttccaattgattgaaaatatcaaaaggagttcaaaatttaaatttgaagtgatttggaatAGATTtaagcaagatttgagttaaatttaaGCAAAGGCGCAAGgtagaagacgaagtcagttttttgtataattatgtataatcttgtataatagtgtatatgagtgtataaacacatcttatacactattatatacttttatacacctttatacaaacgcttgtagacgaacttcttccacgattttcagttacaattcttgttcaaaatcagtccaaaactccattaaatgacttcaaattttatatacaacctccttatactatttctaacaattcTAAATAACACACACTCTAAAATATTCACAAACtcaaattcgaaatttaaactCATATATTTAAGCTTATTAAAcatctaattttcaccacccaaatggatttggtttgttgaactaatatttgagtcacaattACTGATttaaaaattaacttaaaaggttgaacaatcttttttaaaaattaaatagtaatttcgagAATCTATTGGAGTTGAATATTGAGTATTAACCTAATATTTTTGGATTAGTTGGTTAGaaattgaaatatgggctataaaattaaaaagtagggAGCCCCAATTGTTCTTGTGCCAAAATTTTCCAAAAAAACCGaaacaaataaaaaatcaaacTAAACTGTGGTAAAAAGCTACTCTATTTAGGATTGATTTATTTATTGTTTTAAAATCATTAAGATACATATAAGGATGTAAGTTTAACCCCATTTATTCGAACTTTCGAGGTCCATTTCTAATTGTTTATACTGTGACTTATGCTTCGACTGTAAACATTGTAGAGTTCTCAAGTCTCATGGCTCTGCAGAAGAAGATTTGTGCTTCGTCAATGGAGGAATTACAGAAAGCGTTGAGTGATAAGGGGCTAACAGTGTCTCCTGTGCCGGAAAAGGGTCGCTGCCTTTTCACTACTCGTGATTTCTCTCCAGGTCTTCCTCCATTTTAAATTCGTTAAAATTTAGGAACATACCTAAGGTTATGTGAAACTTAAATGGGTTTTTGTTTGGATAACAGGGGAAGTAATTATATGGGAAGAGCCATATGTTTCAGTTCCAAACAAATCATCAGCAAAATGTGAATGGTGTTTCACTTCAACTAACCTTAAGAGATGTTCTGCTTGCCATGTTGTTTACTACTGTGGTAATACATGCCAGGTACACTTTGTATACTTCAAAATTCAGTGTATCGGATTGCTGattcagattttttttttggggggagggggagggaaTCTAAATGAAGTAACTTGGTCAGTGAGGGTTCATATAGCTgaccccaacttgtttgggactgagGCGTAGTGCCACAGATAgctatttgttttttatttttgtttgggcTATTAATAATTATAGTGAAGCTAACTGCAGAAGTCAGATTGGAAGTTGCATAGGGTTGAATGCAAGGCTTTATCCAAGGTTGACAAGGAAAGAATAAAATCACTTACGCCCAGTGTAAGATTGATGGTCAAGCTTTATCTGCGGAGGAAACTGCAAGATGAGAAGGTCAGTTTCCATCTACTTCCTCTGTTTCTACAATTCAGTTGCTATGAATTTAATATTCTTATTAAGTGACTGTTTACTAGTCTGAAGTGAGTTTAAAAGCTGGATAACTGTACATCTTTCAAGAAGTGGGAGCATATGTAATATGTATAACTTGAATAATATTGTTATCGCTAGATGTGATTCTTAAACATATTTGTTTCCTCTTCTGAGGTTTTTTGATGATATTCTGCACAAGTAAGTCAAAATGAGGTCTTTGCTTTCTGAAGTTACTTGGTTTGAAGGGTTTTCTGTAAAAAAACACAGGCAACTAAAGTCAATTGAGAAGGCTATCTAATTCCTTGAATCCTTTCAattctttatgaaaattatgtaccAGCTCGGTCGTGTCTTTGATTGAGCCAATCATACCAAGATAACCCAGCTAAACTTTTATTCCTCATAGGTAAAGCAATTTTTTATTCTTACAACTAAATTTAATGTGCCAAGGATCTGTTACATTCCTTATGGATACAGTGATGTGGCAAACGGATCACATTCAAAGAGAACACCTTTTTACCTCATCCGCCAAATATCTGCAAGCACATGGTTGTTTTCATCGACCATAGGAGTGAATTGCCATGGAAATGTCTATCAGACATCCTTAACATTTAGAAAGTGAAAAGATTCCGACAGAAGCCCTTTGTTTGGAAACTAGGGAAGTAAACGGAATTGAGGCTTGGCTAAGTTATCTATTTCCTGGGTTTAGCttggcaaaagaaagaaggaaactgAAGTGACAAAAATATGTTCCTCCTCAATCTGCTAAGGTCTCTCTTTCTTTTCGGAGGgaatcaaatcataaaattttGAAAGGAGAATCAGTTTCTGTCATCTCTTCTATTTACCTTTCCTCACTTCCTTCCTTTCCTAAGTTTCTAGACAAAGTGTAAAATCTTAATAAGTGCATGGAAATACCTAGAAGAATTTGCTGGTGGGAGGTGGCAGTATCCCATGGAATTAATCGAGGTGCGCACTGTTATCAAAAAATTACCTAGAAGAATGTTAACATCATCAGATTGTTTGGAATAGTTGATGGCTAGAAATCCAAAGTAATGGCTTCCAAACCATGGAAACCTCAATATGTGCTATATAAAAGTAGGTAAGTTTCCAAAGTAGCTGGAATATATGTTCCAGCAGGTTTAATCACTTCAGCGCTTTTCTTTCTGTTTATCAGATGTCATTGTTTCGAGTAATTACTTTGTCCTGATCACCTCTGATTTTATCTTCTTACCCTTGTTGGATTTGTCGTTCTCGATTCTCAACTTTGTCTTATAAAGTAGTCTTTCGACGATAGTATATGTTGGTTTTTCTATGAAGCGCTTAACTACTCTTTCATTGCCAGGTTATTCCAGCTACAGTCCTGGACAATTTCAATCTGGTGGAATCCTTGGTATCTCGTATCCTTCTGAGCTTATACTGATGGTTTTTTTTGGTTGCTGAGAAAGAGCTTATACTGACGtgtttctgatgtaattttgaaTTATGCTTCATTAAGATCtatatttgctatgtgtttgacCTTTTGTTGTTCTTAACAAGTTTGTTTCCCAAGATATCGCTGATATTGATGAGAAGCAACTTGTTTTGTATGCTCAGATGGCAAACCTTGTCAATCTGATTCTTCAGCGGCCTGAGATGAGTATAAAGGAGATTGCAGAAAAGTTTTCTAAGGTATAGATTGTGGGCCAGATACAACATTTCGCTTTATTTGTCTAAAAACTATGCAACTGTATGATGTGTTGCATAGGCCTGTCCATGCATAACGTCTGGGCCTTGTTCATGAAAACTGAGGCCGACGTGGCTGAAGTCTTCCCTTATTCACTTGTCTGGAAGCATAATCCTTTTTCCTACAGAATTTATTGTCTAACCTGGTGTACCACTGCTGTTTTTCTGAGAATGGGCAGTTCTCATGTAACGCACATACAATTTGTGACGCTGAACTGAAACCCCTGGGGACAGGACTTTATCCGTTGGTTTCTATAATCAACCACAGGTAATTGTTATAGTAACTTTCTTTCTAGCTAGTATATTTATTTCTCTAAATGGCCTTTTTGTGTTATAGTTGTTTGCCGAATTCGGTTCTAATATTTGAAGGACGAATGGCTGTTGTCCGCGCAGTGCAGCATATACCCAAAGGTACTGAGGTAATACATTGTTTTCCAAATTATTTTGATCAACCTCTATTAGTAAAAATTATCATTAATTGATAGAGTAGGTTATCCTTCTGAAAACCAAGCATAAGTTAGttattgaaaaagaagaagaatttgaGTTTTCCACTGAGTGATGCAAATCAGCCACCAAGAGGTGTTATCTGAGAAAGATGCTTTTCATTTGACCAAAAACTCCAATTTTGAGCAGGGTTTGTATTGACGAATTTAGGAAGAATGTATAATGATATGCATGTCATTGTGATGATGTACATGATCAGCAAGCATTTACATCTTTGTCCTTGACAGTTGAATGTCCTTTTGGAAGTTAATTACTTTAAGATTCTTGTTTGCTTTTTTGAATTCTGTGTGGAGTTCAAAAGGAGACTGTAGAAAAGGTGGAAGAGAAAAAGTGGTGCACAATCAGTGAAGTGGGATTTTCTGATGGCTGAGCTTCCAATGGTTCTGATGATGTTGTATGTCAAAGAAAAAAGCTTCCACTGGTTAAAATTGGGCCAATTTGTAAGGGTTTAGGTTTGAAACACATTACTATAGTATTTTGTTAAATTTGTCATTATTCTGAGGGATTCCTCTCTACAAACTTCTCCTGCTCTCCGTGTGCGGGTTTGGGCGTGTGCATTCTTGAATGTACAACAAGTTGATGGAACGATAAGTAGTACATGGATGTTATTTACTGGTTTTTAAGCAGTAAACTAGAAGCACAAGTAATAATATTGGCATCCAGAAATCACTAACTTTCTGATTTACTTGATTGTCTTTCAAAAGGTATTGATAAGTTACATAGAAATGGCTGGAAGCACTGCAACTCGTCAAAAGGCTCTTAGTGGACAGTACTTTTTCTCCTGCACTTGCATTCGCTGCATCAAGTTGGTATGTTCGTTGTATTGTCTAATTAGTCCTCAGTAATTTGGTTTCTGATCTCAAACTTATCACCCTGCTCATTATAAGGGCCAAAACGATGATATCCAAGAA encodes the following:
- the LOC104216259 gene encoding histone-lysine N-methyltransferase ASHR1 isoform X1, encoding MALQKKICASSMEELQKALSDKGLTVSPVPEKGRCLFTTRDFSPGEVIIWEEPYVSVPNKSSAKCEWCFTSTNLKRCSACHVVYYCGNTCQKSDWKLHRVECKALSKVDKERIKSLTPSVRLMVKLYLRRKLQDEKVIPATVLDNFNLVESLVSHIADIDEKQLVLYAQMANLVNLILQRPEMSIKEIAEKFSKFSCNAHTICDAELKPLGTGLYPLVSIINHSCLPNSVLIFEGRMAVVRAVQHIPKGTEVLISYIEMAGSTATRQKALSGQYFFSCTCIRCIKLGQNDDIQESAVLEGYRCKDKRCSGFLLRDSGNKGFRCQLCGLFRDREEIKIVVNEMESMSEKASFSLSNGHNKDASVMYKMIEKLQQKLYHQFSVNLMRTRENLLKILMELQDWKEALKYCRLTIPVYKRVYPECHPLLGLQYYTCGKLEWWLGETGEAYRSLAKAAEILRITHGTNTNFMKELFVKIEEARAEFSYRISSTWKIEEDV
- the LOC104216259 gene encoding histone-lysine N-methyltransferase ASHR1 isoform X2 produces the protein MALQKKICASSMEELQKALSDKGLTVSPVPEKGRCLFTTRDFSPGEVIIWEEPYVSVPNKSSAKCEWCFTSTNLKRCSACHVVYYCGNTCQKSDWKLHRVECKALSKVDKERIKSLTPSVRLMVKLYLRRKLQDEKVIPATVLDNFNLVESLVSHIADIDEKQLVLYAQMANLVNLILQRPEMSIKEIAEKFSKFSCNAHTICDAELKPLGTGLYPLVSIINHSCLPNSVLIFEGRMAVVRAVQHIPKGTEVLISYIEMAGSTATRQKALSGQYFFSCTCIRCIKLGQNDDIQESAVLEGYRCKDKRCSGFLLRDSGNKGFRCQLCGLFRDREEIKIVVNEMESMSEKASFSLSNGHASVMYKMIEKLQQKLYHQFSVNLMRTRENLLKILMELQDWKEALKYCRLTIPVYKRVYPECHPLLGLQYYTCGKLEWWLGETGEAYRSLAKAAEILRITHGTNTNFMKELFVKIEEARAEFSYRISSTWKIEEDV
- the LOC104216259 gene encoding histone-lysine N-methyltransferase ASHR1 isoform X3 — protein: MALQKKICASSMEELQKALSDKGLTVSPVPEKGRCLFTTRDFSPGEVIIWEEPYVSVPNKSSAKCEWCFTSTNLKRCSACHVVYYCGNTCQKSDWKLHRVECKALSKVDKERIKSLTPSVRLMVKLYLRRKLQDEKVIPATVLDNFNLVESLVSHIADIDEKQLVLYAQMANLVNLILQRPEMSIKEIAEKFSKFSCNAHTICDAELKPLGTGLYPLVSIINHSCLPNSVLIFEGRMAVVRAVQHIPKGTEVLISYIEMAGSTATRQKALSGQYFFSCTCIRCIKLGQNDDIQESAVLEGYRCKDKRCSGFLLRDSGNKGFRCQLCGLFRDREEIKIVVNEMESMSEKASFSLSNGHNKDASVMYKMIEKLQQKLYHQFSVNLMRTRENLLKILMELQDWKEALKYCRLTIPVYKSGLVRLGKHTGH